A genomic region of Arachis hypogaea cultivar Tifrunner chromosome 5, arahy.Tifrunner.gnm2.J5K5, whole genome shotgun sequence contains the following coding sequences:
- the LOC140184686 gene encoding uncharacterized protein yields the protein MRSPNFVMIQGRMLHSVGRWSSTVSSTVKVKTRMGTVQMIVSDIIMVLTKNTMKMRSLRPEVVPKQGKKVLVMVSIVGGSGGANEEAGSVPSQQVFADDFLGRDFATEEDAYAAYKEFARLRGFGVRKGDVARVNGVLVRRDFLLPSTRDKTSQALQPS from the exons ATGCGAAGCCCCAATTTTGTCATG aTTCAGGGTAGAATGTTGCACAGCGTTGGCCGATGGAGTTCAACCGTATCTTCGACAGTGAAGGTCAAGACTCGGATGGGGACAGTTCAGATGATTGTTTCGGACATTATCATGGTACTGACGAAGAATACGATGAAAATGAGGTCTTTGAGGCCCGAGGTGGTTCCAAAGCAAGGGAAAAAGGTGTTGGTGATGGTGTCAATTGTAGGGGGGTCTGGCGGTGCAAATGAGGAGGCAGGCAGCGTGCCAAGCCAGCAAGTCTTCGCGGATGACTTCCTGGGCAGAGACTTTGCAACCGAGGAGGATGCTTATGCTGCGTACAAAGAGTTTGCCAGATTAAGGGGTTTTGGAGTTCGGAAGGGAGATGTAGCTCGAGTTAATGGGGTTTTGGTCAGAAGAGACTTTCTTTTGCCATCGACAAGGGACAAGACATCCCAAGCACTACAACCGTCCTGA